One Actinosynnema pretiosum DNA segment encodes these proteins:
- a CDS encoding DUF2637 domain-containing protein, whose product MSWAEERRADRAAAAEERRADEALRFEQDRAAKDAAAERRRAAKEAARARRTALVTAVTGWLRAHTLDLLFVPVIVVPAVLAWTAMADYGREVFGPVGVLLPLFSEGAMWTFAFAVPMAQRAGRPTGWLHLGTWAFAGVAAVMNYVHGTTVAHGVVMALVSVGGVVVHQLVTASPVGKRRTRAERDAARLERRAARRMLAVRRAALRQAVAELAADGTATLVHRPGVVALRRGVGRARLVPATVPGLPVAPVGDVLGDDLAAEVAAFLAAVPDGGGSAGNRPGKAETLPDAVPAEVAGKVAEHLSRVRAAIAGGQLPTAPSQAAVRRFLRCRAEHAALVHRALTGRGDDDMRPAVTA is encoded by the coding sequence ATGAGCTGGGCAGAGGAGCGCCGCGCCGACCGGGCCGCCGCCGCAGAGGAGCGCCGCGCCGACGAGGCGCTGAGGTTCGAGCAGGACCGCGCCGCGAAGGACGCCGCCGCCGAACGTCGCCGCGCCGCGAAGGAAGCGGCCCGTGCCCGCCGTACCGCGCTGGTCACGGCCGTGACCGGCTGGCTGCGTGCCCACACGCTCGATCTGCTGTTCGTGCCGGTCATCGTCGTCCCGGCGGTGCTGGCCTGGACCGCGATGGCCGACTACGGCCGGGAGGTGTTCGGGCCGGTCGGGGTGCTGCTGCCGCTGTTCTCCGAAGGTGCGATGTGGACGTTCGCGTTCGCCGTGCCGATGGCGCAGCGCGCGGGCCGGCCCACGGGGTGGCTGCACCTGGGCACGTGGGCGTTCGCCGGCGTCGCCGCCGTCATGAACTACGTGCACGGGACGACCGTCGCGCACGGCGTGGTGATGGCGCTGGTGTCGGTCGGCGGTGTGGTGGTGCACCAGCTCGTCACCGCGTCCCCGGTCGGCAAGCGCCGTACCCGCGCCGAGCGTGACGCCGCCCGCCTGGAGCGCCGGGCCGCGCGTCGGATGCTGGCGGTGCGCCGCGCCGCCCTGCGCCAGGCCGTCGCGGAGCTGGCCGCCGACGGCACCGCGACCCTCGTGCACCGGCCCGGAGTGGTGGCGCTGCGTCGCGGCGTCGGCCGTGCCCGGCTGGTTCCCGCGACCGTTCCCGGGCTTCCCGTCGCGCCGGTCGGAGACGTGCTCGGCGACGACCTGGCGGCGGAGGTCGCCGCGTTCCTGGCCGCCGTTCCCGACGGCGGTGGGAGCGCCGGGAACCGGCCGGGAAAAGCGGAAACGCTCCCGGACGCCGTCCCAGCGGAGGTGGCGGGAAAGGTCGCCGAGCATCTTTCCCGCGTCCGTGCCGCCATCGCCGGCGGGCAGCTCCCGACCGCCCCCAGTCAGGCCGCCGTGCGGCGGTTCCTGCGGTGCCGCGCCGAACACGCCGCGCTCGTGCACCGCGCCCTGACCGGTCGTGGTGACGACGACATGCGCCCGGCGGTGACGGCATGA